The window TTGTATAGAAAAAATGGTTAAACCTGGAGTCTGCCTAAAATATGTGTTTTAGTGGCATTTGGCCAGGAGGGGGCCGTCGTGAGCCGTCCGGACATTCCAAAGCCACCCCAGTCACTCCGGAAAACAGCTTTATGATTCTGTAAAATATGACCGCCTGAAGTAaacaaaatgttcataaaagtctgaaatatgCAGCATGTTTGAAGGCCGAGCCAAACGAATGCACTTCACATTGCTGCAGtttaataaagaataataaaaaaaaggccagtCTCTTCCCAGAACGCACTTCACACGTCACAAATGCACTTCACATTGCTGCAGtttaataaagtataataaaaaaaaggccagtCTCTTCCCAGAAATGGCTGTGAAAGAAATGCAATGTCTGACTGTACTGCGAACAGCACGTCAAGGCCCGGTGATGTGCGCCACATTCATTTTGTTCTGTAGTGTTAGtgtattaaatacatatatctCAGTCTTTgatggagagcgagagagagagagagagggcgagagagggcgagagagggagggagggagggaaggagggagggggtcTATAAAAAGCTCCTGAGCACTTTCAGGTGTTCCAGAGCAATAAAAGTCTCCCCTGAGCGCCTCCTCCGACTCTGTGAGCAGGTAAGCGAAGACGCCATCGGCAGGTGAGGAGATGTCCTGTCCGCAGTTCTTATGCCATTTCTTTGCATTCTTTTGCATTCGCAGGCAGATGAAGAGACGATGCCCTGGAAGAACGCTgctctgccgctgctgctgctgcttgtctGCCTCAGGgcagaaggtcagaggtcaagaaAGAAGGGACGATCGGGGGGAAGCTTGAGAGGAGACAACCCAGAACCGGAATTTTCCACCCCAGGCCCCGCTGGGAATAAGAATGGACCAGGGTTGGAAGTGTTAAGGGGAAGATTCTCTACCTGGGATAAATACCAATGCAGATGGGCTATAAGAGACAACGGCGGGCTTGCggtcaaatgtaaaaaaaacggGGCTAAAGGCGTGGCCTGTGAGTACACCGCTAATCCACGCTCGTGTCCCGAGTACCTGTCCAACCCCAGGGCGTACTGGAAGCAAGTTGAACGCTCCCTGAAGAGGCAGAAGAAGATCTGCCAGGGCGACGCGTCTCCGATCAGGACGAGGATGTGCCGGAACGCCGGAGACGAGGCGCATTTCAGACTTCACAGGTTAACCCCTGGCTCTCCGGAGGAGGGGGAACCGTGTCCACACAGGATGGACAAGCACAAGCTGTCCGAGGAGTTCTGCAAAAAACAGTGGTCCTCTTTTTGCACCTTCTTCTTCTACATGATTCAGAATGATTGTTAGCGTCTCATGACTGAACACGACAAATGAGATTTTGGTTCAATGTTGTCAAATATTTGGATTAGGTTTACTGAGTATACTGCCATTAAAGTATTTACTAATGTATTCAGTTAAAATAGActtttttgcagcatttatgGGTGGTGAAAGTGTCAACGTGAATAAATTACTTATTGACCATCGCCCATCTGAGCTTGCAATGCAGATTCAGA of the Denticeps clupeoides chromosome 18, fDenClu1.1, whole genome shotgun sequence genome contains:
- the fgfbp1a gene encoding fibroblast growth factor-binding protein 1 — its product is MPWKNAALPLLLLLVCLRAEGQRSRKKGRSGGSLRGDNPEPEFSTPGPAGNKNGPGLEVLRGRFSTWDKYQCRWAIRDNGGLAVKCKKNGAKGVACEYTANPRSCPEYLSNPRAYWKQVERSLKRQKKICQGDASPIRTRMCRNAGDEAHFRLHRLTPGSPEEGEPCPHRMDKHKLSEEFCKKQWSSFCTFFFYMIQNDC